Below is a genomic region from Mycobacteriales bacterium.
CCGCCTGCCGCGAGGAGGCGACGTGGTGCTTGGTGGCCAGCCTCGAACACAGCTCGAAGAGGGTCTGGTCGTTCCGGTCCGTCAGCTCGTCGAGGATCGCCCGCCGGGTGGGATCCGCCAAGGCCTTGAAGACGTCCCCCATCGCCACGACCATAGGCAAGTCGTTACTTGCCTGTCAATCGCCGAGGACGGCGGAGCGGCACGGGACGAACGGCCTGGTTGGATGGTGTGCTGGCGGTCGACCCGTCGCGAACTCCGGCGACGCGCGCGGTCTCAGTGGTGTCGATCGTTGGTCGGATCGTCCGCATTGTCCCTCGCGATCCATAGCTGGTTGGTCTGGTTGACCTGATTCGGATCGCAGGGGATAGGCGGCCCGGTCGTCAATCGTCGAAGGTCGCGATCTGATGCCGGCTTTGATCCGGGGCGGCTATCCCGAGGCCGGAACCTGCAGGTTCCAGGTCGAGTTGCTGGTGTCGGTCGACGGTTCGGCCTGGCCGTGCAGCCCCGCGGTGGAGCCCTGGCCGTTGGGCTGGAAGATTTCGGCCGAGAGGACCGGTGTCTGGGTGACGTCGTTGTTGGTGCTGTTGAGGGTGAGCGAGTCGAAGTTCTCGATGACGCTGTGCTGGTAGTCCGGCGTCGCGCCCACGAAGGTGCGCTGGACGGCGGGCGAGTAGTACTGGTAGGCCGAGCTGGGCGTGAAGGTTCCGGTGCTGAGGTCGAAGATCGCGTTCTTGAGTCCGGGGCTTCCGACCAGC
It encodes:
- a CDS encoding transcriptional regulator; protein product: MGDVFKALADPTRRAILDELTDRNDQTLFELCSRLATKHHVASSRQA